The genome window GGCGAACGTCGCCAAGCTGATCCACGACGGGTACACCGGAGACATCGGCACGATGCCCAGCGCGACCGTCAATGCGATCAACAACACCGACATCGCGAACTTGACCGCTTACCTCGTCAGCCTCTCGAAGAAATAACGGAGACGATCCGCACATGGCGACTCTCGCCCCCGGAGTGAAGACAGGACCGTATCACGCGGTCCTCGACCACATCCACCCGGAACCGACGAGCTTCATCCGCAGGTACATCTTCTCGATCGACGCCAAGGTCATCGGGATCCAGTACATGATCACGGGAGGCCTGTTCTTCCTCATCGCGGGGCTCCTCGCCGAGATCATCCGCGCGCAGCTGATGAGCCCCACCGGCGCGGTCGTCACCCCGGCGACCTACAACGCGATCTACTCGATGCACGGCTCGGCGATGGTGTGGATGGTCATCATCCCGCTCGTCAGCGGCGCCTTCGGCAACTTCGTGATGCCGCTGCAGATCGGAGCGCGCGACGTCGCCTTCCCGTGGCTGAACCTGGCGGCGTTCTGGATGTTCCCGGTCGCCGGCATCATCCTGTTCAGCTCGTTCCTGGTCGGCGCGCCCGACGCGGGCTGGACCGAGTACCCGCCGATCTCGCTGCAAGGGCCGCCCGGCACGTCGCTGTGGTGCATCGCGATCTTCCTGGTGGGCGTCAGCTCGACGCTGACCGGCATCAACTTCGCGGTGACCATGCTCAAGATGCGCGCACCCGGGATGACCTTCACCCGCATGCCGCTGTTCGTCTGGGCGCAGCTGGCCACCAGCCCGCTGCTGTTCGTCGCGACGACCGCGCTGGGCGCCGCGCTGGCCGCGCTGTTCATCGAGCGCACCTTCGGCGTGCCGTTCTACGACCCGGCCCACGGCGGCTCGCCGGTGCTCTGGCAGCACATGTTCTGGTTCTACTCGCACCCGGCGGTCTACATCATGATCCTGCCGGTGTTCGGGATCATCTCCGAAGTGCTGCCGACGTTCTCGAAAAAGCCGATCTTCGGCTACAAGATGGTCGCGTTCTCGACCGTCTCGATCGCGCTGCTCGGCTTCACCGTCTGGGCGCACCACATGTTCACCTCGGGCATGGTGCCGTGGCTGCAGCTGCCGTTCATGATCCTGACCATGCTGATCGCGATTCCGACCGGCGTGAAGATCTTCTCGTGGATGGCCACGCTGTGGG of Candidatus Sulfotelmatobacter sp. contains these proteins:
- a CDS encoding cbb3-type cytochrome c oxidase subunit I, which translates into the protein MATLAPGVKTGPYHAVLDHIHPEPTSFIRRYIFSIDAKVIGIQYMITGGLFFLIAGLLAEIIRAQLMSPTGAVVTPATYNAIYSMHGSAMVWMVIIPLVSGAFGNFVMPLQIGARDVAFPWLNLAAFWMFPVAGIILFSSFLVGAPDAGWTEYPPISLQGPPGTSLWCIAIFLVGVSSTLTGINFAVTMLKMRAPGMTFTRMPLFVWAQLATSPLLFVATTALGAALAALFIERTFGVPFYDPAHGGSPVLWQHMFWFYSHPAVYIMILPVFGIISEVLPTFSKKPIFGYKMVAFSTVSIALLGFTVWAHHMFTSGMVPWLQLPFMILTMLIAIPTGVKIFSWMATLWGGSIDWKTPMLFATAFLITFTCGGLTGFFLAAVPADYHEHGSYFVVAHFHYVLYGGSVMGLFAGFYYWWPKITGKMYNETLGQLHFWITFIAFNGTFMPMHWLGLMGMPRRVAIYDPQYTFWNQFASISSFILALSMLIFLYNMLIWTFRHGKPAGPNPWGGRTLEWMISSPPPYYNYKKIPAVLAAPYDFGNPLPYIGLDAAPGAVEAT